The genomic segment CTGCGTTGATCGGCAAAAACAACGTGCCCGCCCCGATGGCCGTGCCAAACAGGCCGAGCATCCAGGTGGTGTCATGGCGATTCCAGCTCGAAAGACTTACTGGTGCCGCCGCTTCAAAGCGTTCGTCGACGCTTTTGGCCTGATCATTCATCCGGTGGGATCTCCGCATTCCGGTCAGTTGCTACCCGGTCAGGACGAGTCGGAAAAACCGACAGGCAGCGTCCTGGCCGAAACAGGGGCGCGATTGTCCGGGATTAGCGAGCAGAAGCAAAGACTTAGCTGAGCAGCGGTTGTGCGGATCAGATGGTTTCAGGGCCAACACACCCCTCCTGTGTGTAAGCGCGCGCCAGATTTGGCACCGTATTACAAGACATTTGGCACTGTCCCTCGTCGCTGCCTCCATCGGATTTAGCGCCGTGTCTGGCACGGCACCGGGACCAAGATTGGGGCTCAGCGATAACGGCTCGCAGATGTCCAGTCTCTATGTGAGGTTTGGGCACAACACGCCCGAATCACACCCTTATTTACGGTCGGTCCATCTTGCGAAAGATGGGTGGCACTCCTGTCCGCCAGGCTCACGAACTACAGCAACCATAGCGCAGGATCGAGCGTTCCGTGCTTCGAAAACGGTGTATATACCGGTACTGTTCTGGACTTCGAGTCAGGATGCAGGATGTACTTGCAATAGGTCGACAGGGTTCCGGAAGGACTGACATCCACATACAGATTGGGACCTTGCAGCTCCAATATGGCCAGCGTCTCCTTGAAATAGATCGGCTCTCTGAGCACTGCATCAAAATGATCGACTTCATAGGCGCGGATCATCGCTTTTTTCTGGCAGGAGAACACCGGCACCAACGGATGACCAGGTGTGCTGTTCCCATAGTGCTCACGCAGCGCCGAACGGGCAGGGTCGATCGCCGAGGAGTGAAACCCGTATTCGACCGGCAAGCGGCTGGTGATGTGGTTGCCCGCCTTGAGGTGTGCCTCAACCTGCTCGATCCGCGAGCGTTCTGCGGCGACCACGAAGTGCCTGTCAAAGGACACCGATGCTATCTCGCAGTTCTCGTGCAACAGGCGATCTTCATCGAACAGACTGGGTGGAGCAAACACCGAGAGCATTCCCCCCGGCTCGCAAGTCTGCGCCAGCACCCGAGCGCTCACGGCCAGCAGACCGATGCATTCCTTGGGGCTCAGCGCCCCGGATACCGCCGCACTCACCACCTCCCCCAGACTGGCTCCCAGCAGTACATCGGGATAAACACCACGGGATAACAGTGACTGGGTCAGGGCATATTCAAAACAGAAAACGGCCTGATTGGAGTAAAGGGTTGCGTCGAAGGGGATCAGTGCGCTGACCTGTTCATTGAATACGTAGTCAATGATCGACCCGCCGATTTCGGCCTGCACCCAACGGTCCAGACGTTTGAGACTGTCACGAAAAACCGTGTCGTGGGCAAACAAGGTCTTGCACATGTGGAAGTACTGACACCCTTGTCCGGGGTACATGAAAATGGTTTTGCGTTGGCTCATGGGTTCTGACTCTTCAAGAAATACACAGGCCCGGTAGCCGGTCTCTACGCCGAGCGGGCCAACAGTGTGAAGTCGACAAAGTGTTCGTCGACCAGAGGACGCATTCGACGCAGCAGCACGTGTGGGGCGCGTGCTCCGTGACCGGCACAGCACAGAGCGGCCACATGGGTGGCGGTCGGTTCGAGCAGGCTAAAGTGCCAATCTGTGGCCGCTGACGCTGGATCGTTGAACCGGCATTCGATGCGCTCTACGTCTGGCATCTGGAAGCCGAAGCTGTCGAGTACCGTCGCAAGACCGGTTCCCGTGGCTTTGACATAGGCCTCTTTCAGCGTCCAGTAACGGACATACTGCTGCCATCGTTGCGCCGGTGGCAGGCAGTCGAGTGCCGACACTTCGCCCCGGGTAAAACAGCGCTGGCCGATGGCGATGAAATCATCGCCTCGCTCGTACGACTCGGTATCGATCCCCAACTGACCGCCGTTCATGACCGCAACCAGCACCACACCCGCACAATGGGAAATGTTGAACGACAACTCACGTTCTTCCTCAGAGGGGCACAGAATCGTCGGGCGACCGTGTGCCGTTTTGCCGAACCGCCAATCCGCAGGCAACCGGTCGCTGTACCGAGAGAGCACGCAACGCACCAGGGCGCGAGTGACAAGATATTGCTGACGGTCACGGGCAAAATGGAAGGTCGACTCAGCCGCCCTCTCCTCTTCGCAGAGCAATTGGTCCCGGTAGCGTCCAGACAGCGCGGGGTCAATGTCGCTGCAGGTTGCCATCCACATGTCGACTTTCCCTCGAGGCAATGTCAGCAGCTCGTGGACGGCGACCTTCTGGTTGGAAGCCGTCATCCCCTGACCGGAGCCGAGGATTGGGCTGGCGGTGTCAGCAACGCCAGCAACGGCGCCAGGCACCGACTGTCGAGCGCCAGTGCCCGTTGTTCGTGGAGAATGTCCTTGAGGATCGACGGGGTGGTCAGCGGGTTCGCCAGCACCACGCGCAAGACACAGATCGAGCGCCCCCCCGATACATCCGGCGTCAGCCGTGTACGCGACACAAAGGAGCGCCCGGCATCACGCTGGCGCTCCTGAATGTCCTCATTCAGCGCATCCAGGCCGTCCTGCAAGGCCACCCACTGTGCACCATCCGCCTTGCGCAATGCCTGCATGATCACTGAAGGGACGTGACGGTAAGTCAGAAGGCACAGTTGCGGCTCACTGAGCAGTTCGAAGTCGTCCTGCTGCTTGATCAATTCGGCAAAGTAACGGGCATTGTCGACCCCGTGATCAATCAGTTGCTCATACCCTCGGCGCCCCAGAATGTGCAGGTTGGCGTACAACAGCATCGCCATCGCGCTGCGCGAGCCCTCAAGGGTATGGCGCCCCAGGTCTTTGGAACCCTTGCGCACGATGTAGTTGGCGTGCTGACTGATTGCAGTGGCCAACATCGGCCGTTTGAAAAAGACCAGGCCGGCGCCCATCGGTACATACAGTTGTTTGTGGGCATCGATAACCACCGAATCGGCGCGTTCAATGCCTTTGAACAGTGGCCGTTGTCGATCCGACATCAGGCTCGCACCGCCCCATGCTGCATCCACATGGAAATGACAGCCAGCCTGCCCCGCGACATCGGCCATGGCATCAAGATTATCGATAGCCCCGGTTTCAGTGGTGCCCGCGATCCCTATCAGCGCCAGCGGCTTGATGTTGCCCAGACGCAACCGTTCAACACAGCTTTGCAAGGCGCCAATGCGAATGCGCCCGGCGCCATCGGTGGGCACCGCAATCAGATGGTCCTGACCGATCCCGAGAATATCGGCGGCTTTTTTCAATGAATAATGGCCACGTTCCGACACCAACAAGGCCAGGCCGTCGTAGCCATAGTGTTTAAGCCCGCTGGCCAGTCCCTCCCGGGCAACGCCGGCGAAGCCCTGGTCGGCGGGCATCAGGTTATTTCGACTCGCCCACAAGGCCGTGATATTGGCCGTGGTCCCGCCCGCGCAAAATGCACCCAGCACATGCTCGCCGCTCTGCAAGGACTGGCGATAGAAATCCTCGCTGCAACCAAAGACCAGTTGGTGCAGCATCCCCAGGACCTGGCGCTCCAGCGGCGTGAAGGCATTTGAGGTTTCCAGCTTCACCGGGTTTTGATTCAGCGCCGTCATGATCTTTGCCAACGGCAACAGATACGAGGGCAGCGCCGAGGTCATGTGGCCGACAAATCTAGGAGAGGCCGTCGGCGTTGCACGGCTGAACACCTTGTCCTGCAGGTGCTGGACATGTTCATCAATAGACACCGGCAGCTCTGGAAGGCAGGCGGACGAGAACGCGGTCTCGAGCGCCTCCTTCATGTCGCCACCGAACGCCGGGCTGTTGAAGTAGCCGACCGGATCTCCCGCGATGGTGCGCTCCAGTTCGTTCAGCACCCTGCCATTGCCCGTGGAAGCACCGAATAGACGCAACAGCGCTTGCAAGTGCACCGACACCGCTTCTCCCGGACGCGCCCCGTCGTCCGGCAATGTGCGGTCAATCCCATGCTCGAACTGCGTCATAGTATTTTTCCACCGAGCTTGGTCAGTACATCCCCCGGACCGACTTCCTTGAACTGCGTGACTCCGGTCGCCCGCATGTTCAGTACCGAGTCGCGCCACATTACCGAACTGCATAACTGCGCGGACAACCGCTCAACCAGACTGTCATCGCTGTATAGAGCGGCGTCAATGTTGGACAGCACCGGCACTCGCAACGGGGAAAACCTGATACCCCGCAGAAAGTCCGCGAACGCCTCCTTGAGCGGCGCCATCTGGCGTGAGTGGAACGCAGCGCTGACCTTCAGGGGCACATAGACAATGTTCTGCTCGTCAAACAACGCGTAGGCGGCGCTAAGATCGGATTGCAGCCCTGCAATCACAATCTGCGAGTCCGAGTTGTAGTTGGCCACATCGATGCCCGCCAGGGCGCCCTGACTCAAGCACTCACGGAGCCTGTCGAGGTCGCAGTTGATCACCGCCGCCATGCCCCCACTGGATGCGCTGCTCATCAGTTGCGCACGTTTATGGACAATGCGCAGACCATCGTCGAATCCGAACGCCCCCGCGACCAGCAACGCGTTGTACTCACCCAGGCTGTGCCCGGCCAGACAGGCTGCCGGTGCCGGGTCCTCCTGGATGGCCTTCAGGTAATACAAGGTGTTGACGGTAAACAGCGCCGGCTGGGTGTAAAGCGTGTTGTTAAGTTGGCGCTGCGGATCGTTCAGGCACAGCTCCCTGATCGAATAGCCGAGGACTTCATCCGCCTGACGCGTATAGAAATCGAACTCATCGAACAACTCTCCACCCATCCCCTGAGTTTGAGAGCCTTGACCGGGAAAAATATACGCTTTCATTTTCATTCACTCCTGTTTATTAGCGACCCGACTGCTGACGGGTCAGGCCTCGACCGATTTCATCAGCGGGGTTTTAATTGCTTCAGGCATTGCGCTGTCGTTCGTGGCATATAGGCGCTGGCAATAGCTGCTGATCTGGTCCAGAGCCGGTTCAGTGGACAACATCAGCATGTGACAGAGGGCATCCACCTCGACGATTTCGATATCTGGTATTTGCCGCTTCCAGCCTTGTGCGTAATCGGTTTGTCCCAGGGCGCTGTGCTCGCCACGGACGAACAGATACGGTTGCAGGCCGCCGAAATAATTGCCGCCACGGTTGTGCAGGTAATGGCATTGAATGGCCGCCGGCTGAGGTAACGGCAGAATCAAGAAATTCGTGCTGTCGTAGGCCGACTGCACCTTGGCGTTATGCCGGATACGCTGCATCAACTGGCTGACGGAAACGTCCGCGCTGTGCTGACAGGCGCGCTCGGCGAGTGCCTGGAGAAAATCCTCGTCGCTGACGTCACTGTCGATCTGCTCCTGATGGATCATGTTCTCCAGCGCCTGCTCCAGGTCGTCGCCGTAGGAGGCGCCAATGGCAATGTTGGCGCTCTGCAGATAAAGGGTCTTGGTCGAAACCGCTGCCCCGCTCATGGCGTGACTGTCCAGGCTGTCGACCATCACCAGGCTTTCCACTGTTTCGCCGAGTTCCTGCAACTGCCGTGTCACTTCATAAGCCAGCGCGCCGCCGAGGGAATAGCCGCCCAGGGCGTAGGGACCGGAGGGCTGCTGCATCAGGATCAAATGGCAGTAATACGCCGCCATCGCTTGCAAGCCCTGCAAGGGCGCGCGCTCAGTCATGTAGCCCCGAGCCTGGATACCGAAGAACGGCCGCTCAATGCGTTGCGCCAATGTCTGGTATGCCTCGACGCCGCCGATGCCGGCATGAATCCAGAACACCGGACGCCCACTCCGGCCTTGATTGAGTGCCACTAACTCCGGATAGCGCCGGTTGAGATTGCGTGGCGCAAGTGACGTAACCGGGGTTGCCGGTTGCGCGTCCAGCAGACGGACAATGTCGTTCAGCGTCTGGCAATCGCGCAGGGCGTCCAGCGTGAACTCGCCGAAGCTCGCGCTCAGCCGTTGGTAAAACAGAATGAACGTCGCGGAGCCCAGGCCGTACTCACTCAGCGCCCGGTCCTCACGCCAGGTAGTGGCAGGCAACCCGGTCACTTCACTGAGGACGCCTCGAATCCGCTCCTGCGACGAGCCTTGCGGCTGTTCCCCAGCCCATTGCACCTCCGGCGCTGCCGCCGGCGGTTGCGTGTCGACCCAGCACCGGACCTTGTCGAACGGGTAAAGCGGTAACGTCACTGGGCGATGGGGCTCATTGCCGTCCAGGCGTCTCCAGTCGATATCGATACCGTTTGCCCACAGCGCCGCCAACAGAATCAGGCGCTGGTGATTCACGGCGTCTTCAATCAGGCTGTCGGTTGTCCGGCCCTGTGCCAGGGTTTCCAGCAATCGAGTATCAGGAGCATCGACGGCTCCGGCAAAACTGGCGCCATCAGGGGCATGCCAGTCCTCGGAGCCCGCACAAAATGCTTGCAGGTTCTGGATCAACTCCGGCACGTCTGACACCACGGTTGCCAGCCGCACATCCATAGCCTCGCGTTGCTGGCGCAGGGCTCGTGCGTAGTCGGTCAGGCTGATCGAAGGGTCTGCGCTCAATCGCTGCACATGTGCCGTCGCCAAGGATCGCAGCGATGACACACTATTGGCAGACAGCACAATCAACTGCTCGCTGGTTGCCAGGGGCACAAGTGCCGGAAACTGAGGCTGTAGGGCCTCAAACTCTTCGACGATGACGTGGGCATAGGTGCCGCCTGCACCAAACGAATTGATGGCGGCACGTCTCGGCAACCGGCTCTCCTTGCCGTCGACCATCATTATCGGTTGGGGCCAGTCGCACAGCGTCGATTGCAATTGAAAAGGCGCCTGCTGCAAGTCGATGTCGGTGTTCATCTGTTGGATGCCAGGCGTTGGCAGCCATTTACGGTGCTTGAGTTGCAGTAACACCTTGGTCAGTTGCGACAGCCCGGAAGCCGCCTCGGCGTGGCCGATATTGGACTTCACCGTACCGATCGCGCAGGCCACTCCAGGCTCGGTAAAGACCTTGCGCAGTGCCAGCATTTCCACGGCATCGCTGAGCGTGGCACCGTTGGCGGCGGCTTCGATGTAGCTGATGCTGTTGGCCGCAACCCCGGCCTGCTCCAGGCTTTCGCGTATCAGCGCGGTCTGTGCCTTTGCGTTCGGCGTGGCGTAATGACTGGCCCCGCCGCTGTGGCTGACGTGGCTCGAACGGATCACGCCCAGCACTTCGTCCTGATCACGCAAGGCGTCGCTCAGCGGGCGAAGCAAAACGGCCCCTACTCCTTCGCTGGGCAGATAGCCGCTGCCGTTGCTGAAACTGCGGCTGTCAGGTGCACTTCCCAACATGTTCGAGGCCCCAAGGCCGATGTACTTCTTGGGGTGCAACGACAAGTTGACGCCCCCGACAATTGCCCCGTTGCACTCTCCCCTCAGCAGGCTCTGGCGGGCGTAGTGCAACGCTACCAGCGATGATGAGCACATGGTGTCGAGCGCAAGACTTGGCCCCTGCAAATCGAACGCATGGGAAACCCGATTGGCGATGGAGCTGTAGGACGAGATCGACACCAGCGATTCGCTGAGAAGGTCGCTATCGACGTCGCTGTATTGCTGGTACATCGCGCCGACGAACACACCGATCTTTGACCGATAACGCTCGGCGATACGCTGGCGTGTCAGGCCAGCACTGTCGAAAAGATGCTGAACTGTCTGCAAAAAAAGGCGCCCGTTCGGGTCAAGGACGCTGGCCTCTCGCGGTGTCAGGTTGAAAAACGCCGGGTCGAATGACGCGACATCATCCAGAAAACCACCCCACTTGCAGGTACTTTTGCCCAGCACTGGCGTGCGGGAATAGAAGTCTTCAGCATTCCAGCGCTCGGGGGGAATCTGACTGATACCGTCGTAACCGTCGGCCAGCTTTTCCCAGAATACGTCCACCGAATCGGCACCGGGATAACGCCCCGCCACCGCAACGATAGCGATCAATGGTTCCTGCTCTGTATCACTGTCTGCCACGGGCTGGGCAACGTAGTCGCTGCGCACGACGGGCTGTTGCACGGGTGCAACCACCACGACAGCGGGAGCAACGTCTTTGCCCGGTGCTTCAGGCACTTGATCGGGCCAGCGATTGGCCACAACGTCGGCATGCTTCGCCACAAAGAAATCGGCCAGCTCGGCTAACGTCTGGTATTCAAAAAAAAGCGTCTTGGGCAAGGAGCCAAAGTCACTTTCCAGGGAGCCGATAACTCTCATCATCATGACCGAGTCGATACCGTACTTGCTCAGTAGCGCATCGATTTGAATCCGTTGCTCGGCAAGCCCCAGTTCCACCGCCACCAATCGGGTCAGGTGGGCCAGTAATGCCGAACGCGACCCGGTCCCGGCCTGCGTCACTTTGCTCGGCGGTTTTATGGCATCCGGCACGGTTACTTGCGCACTGAAGCCATGCAGTGTCGCCGCCACCTGACGTATGCGCCGGGCATCGCCCTCGACCACCAAGACTTGCTCGTCACCCTGGACCAATGCCTGATAAAAGGCATTGAGTGCATTTGCGGTGGACAGGGCACGCAGGCCGCTGTCCTGCCACATGCGCTCCACCTGATGCGGGTCCATACGCATCCCGCCGTCCTTCCAATACGGCCAGTTGATCGACACCGATCGTCCGGCCCCCTGGCCGGCGCGCACCCGTTGCGCCCGCAGCCGGGCATAACCGTCCATGAACCCGTTGCCTGTGGCGTAGTCGGACTGCCCGGCATTGCCCAGTACGCTCGACAATGAAGAGAACAAGGCAAAGAACGACAACGGCAGCGACCGGGTCGACTGGTCCAAATTCACTGCACCGCGAACTTTGGGTGAAAGCACCTGCTCGAATTCGCTGACCGTCTTGTTCAGCAACAGGTTGTCGCGAATGATCCCGGCGCAGTGGATCACGCCGTCCAGCCGTCCAAAGGTCTCCAGCACCCATGCGATCAAGGCATCGACCGTCACCGGATCAGCGACATCGGTACGCCGATAGCTGACCAGGACGCCGGCACGCGCCCAGGCCTCCAGTTGCTGGCGCGCCGTCTCATCGACACTGGAACGACCGACGAGGATCACGCGGCAACTGATCCCCTGGCTCACAATCTCCTCGATCAAAAGGCGTCCCACGGCGCCCAAGCCGCCAGTGATCAGATACACATTCCCGGGCTGCCAGGGTAAAGGGCAATGGTCGAGCAACGTCAACTCCTGCCAGTCCAGCGCATAACGCTGATCATAACGGTAGAGAATTTCCACATGGCGGTCGTCCGCCTGCGCATTGCCGCGTAATTTCCCGGTGAGCGATGCCAGGCTCTCCTGCGCATTGACCGCAATGACCTGCCCGCGAAATTCCGGGTACTCGCTGGCAATCGAACGAAACAGACCGGCAATGCCAGAGCGCTGGGCAAACTGCACTTCGCTCAGGACTACCTGAACCAGCGGCAACTGCGTGCCGGCGCGACGTAGGCATTGGTGGAGATGCTCCAGCAACGACACTGACAGGCGCTCAAAGGACTGCGCCACGCCATCGGCTGACTGGCCACTGAAGTCATGGCACTGCGCGTCCGTGAAATGCGCATTCAAAGCCACGAACGGCAGCGAGGCCTTGTGACAAAAATAAATCTGGTGAGCTAATTGCTGCATGTTCTTTTCCTCGAACTTCAAAGGTTGGCCAGCGTCCAGCGAGGGCT from the Pseudomonas sp. N3-W genome contains:
- the fabD gene encoding ACP S-malonyltransferase, with the translated sequence MKAYIFPGQGSQTQGMGGELFDEFDFYTRQADEVLGYSIRELCLNDPQRQLNNTLYTQPALFTVNTLYYLKAIQEDPAPAACLAGHSLGEYNALLVAGAFGFDDGLRIVHKRAQLMSSASSGGMAAVINCDLDRLRECLSQGALAGIDVANYNSDSQIVIAGLQSDLSAAYALFDEQNIVYVPLKVSAAFHSRQMAPLKEAFADFLRGIRFSPLRVPVLSNIDAALYSDDSLVERLSAQLCSSVMWRDSVLNMRATGVTQFKEVGPGDVLTKLGGKIL
- a CDS encoding 4'-phosphopantetheinyl transferase superfamily protein; this encodes MTASNQKVAVHELLTLPRGKVDMWMATCSDIDPALSGRYRDQLLCEEERAAESTFHFARDRQQYLVTRALVRCVLSRYSDRLPADWRFGKTAHGRPTILCPSEEERELSFNISHCAGVVLVAVMNGGQLGIDTESYERGDDFIAIGQRCFTRGEVSALDCLPPAQRWQQYVRYWTLKEAYVKATGTGLATVLDSFGFQMPDVERIECRFNDPASAATDWHFSLLEPTATHVAALCCAGHGARAPHVLLRRMRPLVDEHFVDFTLLARSA
- a CDS encoding SDR family NAD(P)-dependent oxidoreductase, which encodes MQQLAHQIYFCHKASLPFVALNAHFTDAQCHDFSGQSADGVAQSFERLSVSLLEHLHQCLRRAGTQLPLVQVVLSEVQFAQRSGIAGLFRSIASEYPEFRGQVIAVNAQESLASLTGKLRGNAQADDRHVEILYRYDQRYALDWQELTLLDHCPLPWQPGNVYLITGGLGAVGRLLIEEIVSQGISCRVILVGRSSVDETARQQLEAWARAGVLVSYRRTDVADPVTVDALIAWVLETFGRLDGVIHCAGIIRDNLLLNKTVSEFEQVLSPKVRGAVNLDQSTRSLPLSFFALFSSLSSVLGNAGQSDYATGNGFMDGYARLRAQRVRAGQGAGRSVSINWPYWKDGGMRMDPHQVERMWQDSGLRALSTANALNAFYQALVQGDEQVLVVEGDARRIRQVAATLHGFSAQVTVPDAIKPPSKVTQAGTGSRSALLAHLTRLVAVELGLAEQRIQIDALLSKYGIDSVMMMRVIGSLESDFGSLPKTLFFEYQTLAELADFFVAKHADVVANRWPDQVPEAPGKDVAPAVVVVAPVQQPVVRSDYVAQPVADSDTEQEPLIAIVAVAGRYPGADSVDVFWEKLADGYDGISQIPPERWNAEDFYSRTPVLGKSTCKWGGFLDDVASFDPAFFNLTPREASVLDPNGRLFLQTVQHLFDSAGLTRQRIAERYRSKIGVFVGAMYQQYSDVDSDLLSESLVSISSYSSIANRVSHAFDLQGPSLALDTMCSSSLVALHYARQSLLRGECNGAIVGGVNLSLHPKKYIGLGASNMLGSAPDSRSFSNGSGYLPSEGVGAVLLRPLSDALRDQDEVLGVIRSSHVSHSGGASHYATPNAKAQTALIRESLEQAGVAANSISYIEAAANGATLSDAVEMLALRKVFTEPGVACAIGTVKSNIGHAEAASGLSQLTKVLLQLKHRKWLPTPGIQQMNTDIDLQQAPFQLQSTLCDWPQPIMMVDGKESRLPRRAAINSFGAGGTYAHVIVEEFEALQPQFPALVPLATSEQLIVLSANSVSSLRSLATAHVQRLSADPSISLTDYARALRQQREAMDVRLATVVSDVPELIQNLQAFCAGSEDWHAPDGASFAGAVDAPDTRLLETLAQGRTTDSLIEDAVNHQRLILLAALWANGIDIDWRRLDGNEPHRPVTLPLYPFDKVRCWVDTQPPAAAPEVQWAGEQPQGSSQERIRGVLSEVTGLPATTWREDRALSEYGLGSATFILFYQRLSASFGEFTLDALRDCQTLNDIVRLLDAQPATPVTSLAPRNLNRRYPELVALNQGRSGRPVFWIHAGIGGVEAYQTLAQRIERPFFGIQARGYMTERAPLQGLQAMAAYYCHLILMQQPSGPYALGGYSLGGALAYEVTRQLQELGETVESLVMVDSLDSHAMSGAAVSTKTLYLQSANIAIGASYGDDLEQALENMIHQEQIDSDVSDEDFLQALAERACQHSADVSVSQLMQRIRHNAKVQSAYDSTNFLILPLPQPAAIQCHYLHNRGGNYFGGLQPYLFVRGEHSALGQTDYAQGWKRQIPDIEIVEVDALCHMLMLSTEPALDQISSYCQRLYATNDSAMPEAIKTPLMKSVEA
- the panP gene encoding pyridoxal-dependent aspartate 1-decarboxylase PanP: MTQFEHGIDRTLPDDGARPGEAVSVHLQALLRLFGASTGNGRVLNELERTIAGDPVGYFNSPAFGGDMKEALETAFSSACLPELPVSIDEHVQHLQDKVFSRATPTASPRFVGHMTSALPSYLLPLAKIMTALNQNPVKLETSNAFTPLERQVLGMLHQLVFGCSEDFYRQSLQSGEHVLGAFCAGGTTANITALWASRNNLMPADQGFAGVAREGLASGLKHYGYDGLALLVSERGHYSLKKAADILGIGQDHLIAVPTDGAGRIRIGALQSCVERLRLGNIKPLALIGIAGTTETGAIDNLDAMADVAGQAGCHFHVDAAWGGASLMSDRQRPLFKGIERADSVVIDAHKQLYVPMGAGLVFFKRPMLATAISQHANYIVRKGSKDLGRHTLEGSRSAMAMLLYANLHILGRRGYEQLIDHGVDNARYFAELIKQQDDFELLSEPQLCLLTYRHVPSVIMQALRKADGAQWVALQDGLDALNEDIQERQRDAGRSFVSRTRLTPDVSGGRSICVLRVVLANPLTTPSILKDILHEQRALALDSRCLAPLLALLTPPAQSSAPVRG
- a CDS encoding acyltransferase domain-containing protein encodes the protein MCKTLFAHDTVFRDSLKRLDRWVQAEIGGSIIDYVFNEQVSALIPFDATLYSNQAVFCFEYALTQSLLSRGVYPDVLLGASLGEVVSAAVSGALSPKECIGLLAVSARVLAQTCEPGGMLSVFAPPSLFDEDRLLHENCEIASVSFDRHFVVAAERSRIEQVEAHLKAGNHITSRLPVEYGFHSSAIDPARSALREHYGNSTPGHPLVPVFSCQKKAMIRAYEVDHFDAVLREPIYFKETLAILELQGPNLYVDVSPSGTLSTYCKYILHPDSKSRTVPVYTPFSKHGTLDPALWLL